A genomic region of Anas acuta chromosome 1, bAnaAcu1.1, whole genome shotgun sequence contains the following coding sequences:
- the MFSD9 gene encoding major facilitator superfamily domain-containing protein 9 produces the protein MAEDGGRGAEASPGASARFVRCLYAVGFLDLFGVSMVVPLMNLHIKSLGASPTVAGIIGSLYGIMQLFSSTFVGCWSDIVGRRYSLLTCILLSALGYFILGMSTTVYLFAFSRVPVGIFKHTLSISKALLSDLVSERDRPLVMGRFNAASSVGFILGPVVGGYLTELKDGFYQTSFICASIFLLNAGLVWMLPWSEENTGNGKNKQGKKRTDSITAKPNSDLQLKSVTNGTVAIDSPFQSPWVQIVTVLKRIKEIACSDLWDIFLVRLLMSVTILLYHSNFSLALEERFGVKPLFSGYLMSYSSSLGVLAGCLLGPITRLYQHNTYRLLLHSSTFTCTLILLYASALSIWMVILSSTFLAFSTTIGRTCIIDLELTIGGNEASGTLLGVGQSVTSVGRIIAPLLSGIAQEFSPCGPPSLAVALALVAILIMNVNKQKYCSSGNVKLKNQ, from the exons GATTTATTTGGTGTGAGTATGGTTGTTCCTTTAATGAACCTTCATATCAAATCTCTAGGAGCAAGTCCTACAGTTGCTGGAATAATAG ggTCTCTCTATGGTATAATGCAGCTATTTTCCAGCACATTTGTG GGCTGCTGGAGTGATATAGTAGGAAGACGGTATTCCCTGCTTACATGCATTCTTCTCAGTGCACTGGGTTACTTCATTCTTGGAATGTCCACCACTGTGTACCTGTTTGCCTTTTCTAGAGTCCCTGTAG GTATTTTCAAACACACGCTCTCTATCTCTAAAGCCCTGCTTTCTGATTTGGTTTCTGAGAGAGACCGCCCTTTAGTAATGGGGCGTTTCAATGCAGCCTCCAGTGTGGGCTTCATTCTGGGACCTGTTGTTGGTGGCTACCTTACAGAGTTGAAAGATGGCTTCTATCAAACGTCTTTCATCTGTGCTTCTATCTTCCTTCTGAATGCTG GTCTTGTCTGGATGTTACCCTGGAGTGAAGAAAACACTggcaatgggaaaaacaaacaagggaagaaaaggacAGACAGTATCACAGCAAAACCAAATTCTGACCTGCAGTTGAAATCAGTTACTAATGGAACTGTGGCCATTGATAGTCCTTTCCAGTCTCCGTGGGTCCAAATTGTGACAGTGCTGAAGAGGATTAAAGAAATTGCATGTTCTGACTTGTGGGATATATTTTTAGTGCGGTTACTGATGTCTGTCACTATACTGCTGTACCATAGCAATTTTAGTCTGGCCTTGGAGGAGAGATTTGGGGTGAAACccttgttctctggatacctaATGAGCTATAGCAGTTCGCTCGGAGTCCTGGCTGGTTGTCTGCTTGGACCAATAACAAGACTGTATCAGCACAACACTTACAGACTTCTGTTGCACTCCAGCACTTTTACCTGCACGTTGATTCTGCTGTATGCATCAGCGCTTAGCATATGGATGGTCATTTTGTCTTCTACCTTCTTAGCCTTTTCAACTACTATAGGTCGTACTTGCATCATTGATCTTGAACTGACCATCGGTGGGAATGAGGCCAGCGGTACACTCCTGGGTGTTGGACAGTCCGTGACATCAGTGGGACGTATAATTGCCCCGCTCCTTTCTGGAATTGCACAGGAGTTCAGTCCTTGTGGCCCTCCAAGCCTAGCAGTTGCATTGGCTTTGGTAGCTATTCTGATAATGAAtgtaaacaaacagaaatattgtaGCAGTGGAAATGTTAAGTTAAAAAATCAGTAG